The Methanosarcina barkeri str. Wiesmoor DNA segment AATATGAATATGATCCCAAGTGGGTTATTAACAATGCGATTTCTAGCGAAAGAGAATTTTGTACCGGATATCAAAATCCCGGGGCTTCTGGGAATGGATATGTTACGACTATTAAGCTTTCAACTGGATTAGTTGATATAACTCCTTGGGAAAAAGTACAAGCCATGAGCGAACACGAAGTAATTAAATTTGATAGAGGGTGTTCCAATATTGTATCGTATGATAGATGTGAGTGTAACGATGCTTATATTGGTGCAATTAACATGTTGACTGCGTCATCTTTCAGTGGTTTACAAGGTGTTATATGGGGATATGATATAGCAGTTGTTGAAAACTTAAGAAGTAGAAAATTATATGATCAGAAATGGCCCTCTGGTGATCCAAATTCAGAATATTCAACTCCTGTATATAGTATTGAACCTCTATTAAATGCAACAGAAAGGCTTTTTGGTCATGCAGAGCCGGGTAAACGGCGTTTTAATCCAATTCCAGGTTCAATGGTTGTTTGTGCAAATAAGAGTGCTACAAGTGATCCTT contains these protein-coding regions:
- a CDS encoding histidine decarboxylase, pyruvoyl type; this translates as MQKYEYDPKWVINNAISSEREFCTGYQNPGASGNGYVTTIKLSTGLVDITPWEKVQAMSEHEVIKFDRGCSNIVSYDRCECNDAYIGAINMLTASSFSGLQGVIWGYDIAVVENLRSRKLYDQKWPSGDPNSEYSTPVYSIEPLLNATERLFGHAEPGKRRFNPIPGSMVVCANKSATSDPSSDVKEGWAFSVISLAILENRNSGSNLFIEDCDIIDINNPDGTRKTKEDVKAMLDTTLRKVTECTVLCGLDQHIKYKEIFIGYKVIKFNEKQVGCALACAPYVTLARNAVPQGMKPSKLTDMNISQWENALNLQPLEKIEKSKIGILGMGVLD